A section of the Jaculus jaculus isolate mJacJac1 chromosome 6, mJacJac1.mat.Y.cur, whole genome shotgun sequence genome encodes:
- the Lrrc10 gene encoding leucine-rich repeat-containing protein 10 has protein sequence MGNAIRALVAFIPAERCQNFVVGELREMPLDRMVDLSGCQLRRFPGHVCSFTELVKLYLSDNHLHSLPPELGQLQNLQILALDFNNFKALPQVVCTLKQLCILYLGNNKLCDLPDELSLLRNLRTLWIEANCLTQLPDVVCELSLLKTLHAGSNALRLLPGQLRRLRELRTIWLSGNLLTDFPPVLLHMPFLEVIDVDRNSIRYFPSLAHLSGLKLVIYDHNPCRNAPKVGKGVRRVGRWAEETPEPDHRKTRRCALTDQESLEPRAPVPAPPLPPCS, from the coding sequence ATGGGGAACGCCATCCGGGCCCTGGTGGCCTTCATCCCGGCCGAGCGCTGCCAGAACTTCGTGGTGGGAGAGCTGCGCGAGATGCCGCTGGACAGGATGGTGGACCTGAGCGGATGCCAGCTGCGCCGCTTCCCGGGGCACGTGTGCTCCTTCACCGAGCTGGTGAAGCTCTACCTGAGCGACAACCACCTCCACAGCCTGCCCCCCGAGCTGGGCCAATTGCAGAACCTGCAGATTCTGGCCTTGGATTTCAACAACTTCAAGGCTCTGCCCCAGGTGGTGTGCACCTTGAAACAGCTCTGCATCCTCTACCTGGGGAACAACAAACTCTGTGACCTCCCCGACGAGCTCAGCCTGCTGCGGAATCTCCGGACCCTGTGGATCGAGGCCAACTGTCTCACGCAGCTGCCCGACGTGGTGTGTGAGCTGAGCCTCCTGAAGACCCTGCACGCCGGCTCCAACGCGCTGCGTCTGCTGCCCGGCCAGCTCCGGCGCCTCCGGGAGCTGAGGACCATCTGGCTGTCGGGCAACCTGCTGACGGACTTCCCCCCGGTGCTGCTGCACATGCCCTTCCTGGAGGTGATCGACGTGGACCGGAACAGCATCCGCTACTTCCCCAGCCTGGCCCACTTGTCAGGCTTGAAGCTCGTCATCTATGACCACAATCCTTGCAGGAATGCACCCAAGGTGGGCAAAGGCGTGCGTCGGGTGGGAAGGTGGGCGGAGGAGACCCCGGAGCCTGACCACAGGAAAACCAGGCGCTGTGCGCTCACGGACCAAGAGAGCCTGGAGCCACGCGCGCCGGTCCCAGCTCCCCCCCTTCCTCCGTGCTCCTGA